The Cryptococcus neoformans var. grubii H99 chromosome 8, complete sequence DNA window TGCGTATTGGAAATGGAGAGAGATAGTGGATAACGCTGAGGAAGGGATCAAGTTCTACAACAGTTTCGCGGAGATGCTCCATGGTTTCAAAGCCGCTTGCGGGCAATTCCTCAACACTAGGCGGATTGATGTCGGGTAAATGatgtcctttttcttcttttgtgTCGGCTAATGTCGGTGTAGACAAATGACGGCACAATTCCAACAACAAATGAACGTCTCTGAGCCCCAGCAACAACCTGAACCGAGGTATCAGTCACCGCCGCCTCAATCATTCCAGCCCACCTTCTCACCATCTCCTGCACAGTTCCAACCCTCTGTTccaccttccttttctccatccGTCGTGCGCCCATCAGTCCCTTCAGCACCTGCTCGCCGTGAATCCCCGCCCAATactctctctttccttcctcacccTTCATCAGCGGCCTGGCAACCGGCTTCCGTTGATTTTctcccacctcctccaccccctCCCATTCTTCGTTCTGGCGGTATCCAATCTCAGCCTAAGGTTGCACCGCCTGTGACACCTTCCATTAGCGCTACTCGAGAACAAGCACAAGGAACACCGAGAAGAATGACTAGAGCAGCAGCTGCCGCCGcggagagagatgaagcCACGGAGAGAAATAAGTATAGTTCGGGTGGACCGAGGCGAAAGGGGGGTGGTGTTGTATGAAAAGAGTACTAGATCTCGAAGGAGAGTCAGATGTGTAGTAGAATGAACCCAAATTAATGCTTTCATGTACTTTGTCCTTGACGAGACACTAATTCATGATGTGTACTATGAAACAATGGCCTATACCTTTTTCTCATGTTTTCAATTTGGGAAGAAGTAACAGCGGCAGAACATTAGCTACTAGTGTTGGTCTCCGTTTTTCGACTCGACATTTTTTGcccttgttcttcgttTTTCCATATTCTTGGGGGAAATAGATATGCTTCCGGCCCCTCGCTCTTCGTAgtattcttcttcgtttcATTAGCAAGACGTTTAGCGGCCTCAATAATGATTGGATGTacattcattcattcattcattcattcataCCATTGAAATAGGAGCTGAATGACGCATGCTTCTGGTCGAAGTTTTGTTGGAGAAGTTGAAAGCAGGCAAGAGAGATGACCTGCAATaggaagaagcaggagcggctgaggaggaggaggtgcaGTTGCTTTGTGCAACACTGAGTGACCATTCTCCTTTCATTCCCAAAGAAAGCTTGCGAATGAGCGGTAAACGATGAAAGAATGGAACtaatggaagaggaaatgggGGTTTTACTCATATTAGTCTCAATGTTTTGGGGCTAAATACCACGGTTGGGGTTATTATGGTCAGTGTGGCTGAGTGATGAGCGTGGCGATTAATTGATAGATTGTTGTTCGTTTGATGAGTCACACACTCTTGGGGTTTCTTTTGCTTCAGGCGCGACTTTCTATTACTCGTTTATATAGCGGAATGGAATTCAAGGAAGGTATGAAGGCCCAACACACTTTGTATTTTCCTGTTTAACCAGCTGTTCTGTCAAAGGAgatggcaagaagatgatggaatACACAAGGATCATTCAACCACTGTGGTCTCTAATAACCAGTCGCCAATTAACTAAGGATGGAGGGAGGCCTCGGCCTACTAGATGATGATGTAGTATCGGTTAACAGCCCCCATTTTCCGGACTGACAAAGAATTTTCTCTGTTTGCTTGCTGATCTACAACACTGGTTGCCGGAATAGAACATACTCCAGCTCCCCCACAGGGTTCGTTTTCACCACTCAACCGACCgaagagtgaagaagagtaacGACAGCAGTTACGTACGTAATCTTCGCGCGGCGACTCGTTCGTACCTAACGATGTTACTGCCTGGCTTACCATGTCATCCTAATAATGCTTCACATATAGTCGCTATTATATTACACATTCATATCATGGACAACGATTATATATAGGGTCAACGCAAACCCAAAAACTGAAACTTGTACAAAAGAATAACATTATCAGACATCATAGTCAATATACTCCTCATCCGCCTCACCTtctgcatcttcctcttccccaatatagtcttctccttctgcatcgtcctcttcaccgACAtattcttccccttctACATCATCGTCGTAGCCTTCTTCACCGACACTATCATGCATACTCGGGTCAAGAGTGGTACTTTCTTCGAGAAGCGCTGGGTCAATAGGGATCTCGCCATCAGCAAACTGGGTAATAGGCTTGACAGGTAATTGATTCAACTTGGAAAGCCCTTgattttcctcttcttcctctgcaattccttctcccagcGTCACAGCAGTCCTCGCACGCAATGGCGACGTTCCCATTCCTCCCCGGATGTTATCCCGATTTCTCAACTTTCTCACGGGTGTTTCGAGCGCAACATCAGACTTGCGTTTACGCAAATTTCTCGCGGGTGATGTAGTGTTGAGATTAGGGATTGGGTTGCGGTTGAGAGTTGGTGTAGGATAGAAGGGATAGTGTGATGCGCGAGATATTATAGGGGATGGAACGGAATGGAGACGCGCGTGCGATTGGGCGATGATATGCGCTGCTTCGGCAATTGAGTCCACAAACCTCACAACTCCACTTTGGCTCTCgtcatcctttttcttatcttcttcatccccatcttcctcgtcctcatcctcttccttttcaccaCTCTCCGGTTCCTCAGTCTGTCTCGCAACCAAGAATGGGTGATACTTCAACCTCTCCGGTACAAGCTTCAAGTATCCCTTTTTCTCATGTTTCTCCACCACCGCTTGTATATACGCTTTATCCAGCAAAATCTCATACCGTTTTGGTAACTTGACttgctcatcttcgtcctgGTGTATTTGCGGATCAGGTGTACCTGAACCATTCGGATCTGCCTTGCGGCGATTTACGCTCGGACGACCCCGACTTCTACCTCTTGCTCGAGCATGGCTTGGTGTTTTCCCTATCGCATCGACCGTCAGGTCATCAAGAACATTGATCATTCCTTCCGCAGATAACGTGGCGAAAATATCTTCTAGTGTCATGCTAGTAGCTTTGGATATGTCTTTGGATGTTATGCGGAGAGGAGTGGGTTTGGTTTCTGGGTTAGAGTTGAAGTCCAATTCGGATGTAGGACCAGGAGTGACGTCTGAGATAGTGGGGAGTTCGAGAGTGCCATtcgaagatggagagacgGCGTTGAGGAGGTATCTGAAAACAGTGAGACGCCAATAGGATTTGTATGAGACGGCTCCTAGGCCAGAAAGGGGTTTTTCAGGTGAACctgttcttccttctttcttcgaTAGAAGATAACCTGTACACATTCAGTGTATTGCCCCTCACAAAAAAAAGCAAGGATGACCCACTGAAATCGATCAAAAGCTGGCCCCATCCTTTACGTTGTCGCACTGGCAGAGTCATGATACAACTAACGTTGTTGTCCATACTTCGCTTCTCCTTTGAGAAATATCCGACAAACCGAGCTCCCAATTCATCGACTTCAGTCATAACGTAGAAAAGGAACGGTTCGACGTCGTAATAAAGCGTTTTGTGATCGAGAAACATCTTGGCGAGAAGACAGAGGTTTTGACAGTAGATCTATTCAGGATGTTAATAAGATAGAATGGAAAGGACAGGAGACCTACCTTGTTTTTGCGTCCATCCACTTCAAAAACCGAGACAGCACCTTCACGATAGATCTCATCTCCCGGGGGATGCCTTGATTTGCACTTCAGCTGCATACCGTGTCAGTGGACATCGCATTATGATGTTGCAGGGACATACCCTATGCCGCGTCGCAGCAAATCCGCTTTTCATATACTTTAAACAAAATTCGCACAACCATAACCTCCCATCCGGCACATATGCATATTCTTCGGGATATGGTGCAGAGTACCACGTGTTAATATCGTACGGGCCAAACCTAATAgtcttgatcttctctAATCTTGTGCCCCCAGTCCAAGGCGTCACTTCTTGCGTTACGCCTGGTGTAGAAGGGCCAGGGTTGGAAGGGAACGGGTTCGCATTGGGCAAGGTCTGGTGGAGTAATCGGTCTCGAAGAGGTCTGCTTGTGGCTGGGaactttgaagaaggtgtaGCTTTACCGCTAGGTGATACCATAGGCATAGGTGAGGCAGGCCTTGGCGTTTCCCATGCAGGGACAGGACCACCGAGTTGCTTTTCTGCTgctttccttgccatctGATACGCTTCCTTATCTGCTTCTGTTATCTTTGTCCGGGTAGTATCTGCGTCGTCCCCTGTTATGACCCCCCCATACGgtactttcttttcttccggctcttcttcgactgGTCTTTTGGGTACTTTCAGTCGTACAATCATAGGTgttgctcttccttcttctgaaTCCCTGTATTGAGAATTAGGATTCGGTACCTTGACTTTGATACGGTGACTAGTAAACAAGGCATCGTCTCCTGCTAGTGATTGTTTTGGCCGACGACGGCTGCTAGAGGCGTTGGGAGTGTTGGCTGGTTGAACTTTGCCTGGTTTTGAAAGGCGTGGATGTGATTTTGGGGGTCGACCAGCTGACCTGGGGTTACTAATAGATACTGATGAGACTGCAGGTGGTGATAGACATTTTGGACAATGCCATGAGCCTATTACACAGTCAGTTCGCGTCAATAACGCGTCAATACACGCGTCTCTGTTGTCAAGAGCATACCTTTTGGTGGTTTTGCCAATGGTCTGCAATAAATCAGTACTCAGCTGCATATTTATAGCAATACACGTACGGGTTCAGACAGTAGCTATGCCATCCGCGATCACATGTATCGCAGAACATCAACCGCGACTACTTTCATCAGCACAATATGCTCGTCGGACGAACTAATAATACTCACATCGTCACCTTTGATTTCACACTGCTCACACGTCTTGCACTCTATACAATGCCAGTCGTACATCATGACCCGCTTCCTGAGCTTTGGAGTAAGCATGTTCAGGCATGTCGGATGGCCACTCCGTCCACAGGCCGCGCAGCTGACCATGGTTTCCTGGACGCCTTGCTTGTTAACGGCGTCTGTACCTCCGCAGAAGCTACAGAAGTCCTCTCTGACGACTGTCGAGTGGCGGTTTAGTCGGTGGCCATGATGTACTGGGGTCTGCATCGTGTTTTATGCATGAAGGGTTTGATTCTGTCAGCAACTATTATTGTTACTGTGgcgccgctgctgctgcgtggtggtgatggtgctggtggtgaTGTTGTGATGAGGAGAGCGGAATCAAATTAACACGTCACTTCCATGGAGGTCATTTTCATCACCACTATTATTGCTTGCACTAACACATCTATACACCTCTTTCCCTAGAAAACATCTATTTTTTTTATCACACATTGCCCACCATGTCCGTCAGGAAGTCGCCACCAACATCAGGCCCGGGAATGGCCCTCTCAAAACGCGCTCgagtggaggatgaggccgACGAAAACACCATGGTCATGACGGTTGCTTCTTCAGGCGAAGGACAGCGGAAAAACGCTTTGATAAGGAGTGTCAAAAGGACGAGTAGTCTCGAAGCGCCTATCGTGTCACTGTCGGCTGCTCATGGTGTATGTCCTCAAAGATTGACGATGTACGCGGATGAAGCTGATAAAAGCAGGGCGAAATTACGGCTTGTGTGTTTGACCCATCAGGACAGACTCTTGCAGCTAGTTCGATGGATCGCAGCATTTGTAAGTTAAGATATTACTTGGATGTATATCCCTTACAATCCTGTAGCTTTGTGGAAGTCCTATCCCCCCCACGACAACTACGGCATCCTCCCAAACGTCCATAAAACCGCTATCCTTGATATCGCCTATTCCCTCGACTCTGAAACCATCTACTCCGTCAGTCTATCATGTGCTTCTGCAAATCATAACTGACACCATGCTAGGGTGCTGCCGATGGCACACTCATATCCACTGACTTACGTACCGGTGAACGCATTTCCCGCTACTCTGCACACTATGGCCCCTTAAACTCTATATCCGTCACAATCTCTGGTGGTCGAGAGCTCGTGTTGACAGGCGGTGATGATGGGATTGCCCGTGTCTGGGATTTTGCGTTGGATGGGAAAGATCCTGTGGCAGAGTTTGACGATGAGCGAGATTGTCCGGTGACAGCTGTGGAGTGGAGTTCAGACGGGAACCAGTGTTTCGTTGGTGGAGTTGACAACACCATCAAGGTGAGTTATAACCCCGCAAAATCTCAGTCCAGAAACTGACAGATAGTAGGTATG harbors:
- a CDS encoding Prp8 binding protein, producing MSVRKSPPTSGPGMALSKRARVEDEADENTMVMTVASSGEGQRKNALIRSVKRTSSLEAPIVSLSAAHGGEITACVFDPSGQTLAASSMDRSISLWKSYPPHDNYGILPNVHKTAILDIAYSLDSETIYSGAADGTLISTDLRTGERISRYSAHYGPLNSISVTISGGRELVLTGGDDGIARVWDFALDGKDPVAEFDDERDCPVTAVEWSSDGNQCFVGGVDNTIKVWDLRTTKVLYTLHGHTDTIASLSLSPNGHYLASYALDSALIIYDVRPFSSDPMRVYRSLTGAPAGFEQTLIRCAWTRHDGGQRIAVGGGDRTVTVWEVETGKVLYKLPGHKGTVTGVDFHPREPIILTGSKDTNMLLGELDAQDFS